Proteins encoded within one genomic window of Bradyrhizobium sp. CB1717:
- a CDS encoding ATP-binding protein, with product MSRADAANACVQSDSIKGLAQSIAKPAYHRLLIAEPALRRAVPTLIIAFLITICLGAFVQVVDQTRQKRQVIRHDISALADLLAERIDRLTSLRIERQKNIERLPTLLPDLIPSWGTASGRHVIVTSAGIDRRLLARIPIDSDPSGNDRLLDAITTAQLLAAPPRDGNVSDMTLPSGNAAMATSRQIKSLPGFVTVIQERNEPIWGSDAALSVTLSATTGFVVLILGFAFHWQSTRAREGDLINDAVRGRIDTALNRGRCGLWDWDLSRGRIFWSQSMFSMLGLDGRHELLTFGEVNALVKSDDIDLFEIADQLISEKIDHIDQTFRMQHVDGHWIWLRVRCEKTRGATDSSVHLIGIAVDITEQKSLAERTVEADLRLRDAIETIPEAFVLWDASDRLVLCNSHFQRLHKLPDSAVIPGTSYETVLEVGRMPEVRTRHNETAAQGPGARTFEAQLDDGSWLHISERRTKDGGYVSVGTDITRIKEHEQKLVDNDLRLRATVIDLKRSQAALERQTNELADLAEKYQREKTRAEEANQTKSKFLANMSHELRTPLNAIIGFSEIMGSGMFGELGSEKYQEYCQDILTSGHYLLEVINDILDMSKIEAGRMKLDMEELDLARTLAESLRVVSRRAEDKHLTLDADIGTSISVVADRRATKQIIVNLLSNAVKFTPDGGRIVVRSRQLDDRIVLMIADTGIGIAPHSLARLGRPFEQVESQLTKTYHGSGLGLAIARSLAQLHGGSMRLRSKIDVGTVVRVTLPRDAVKGAGISAAA from the coding sequence ATGTCGCGTGCAGACGCCGCGAACGCGTGCGTCCAATCCGATTCGATCAAGGGATTGGCGCAATCGATCGCGAAACCTGCCTATCATCGGCTGCTGATCGCAGAGCCGGCGCTGCGCCGTGCCGTGCCGACGCTCATCATCGCGTTCCTGATCACGATCTGCCTCGGCGCGTTCGTGCAGGTCGTCGATCAGACGCGCCAGAAGCGGCAGGTGATCCGGCATGACATCTCCGCGCTCGCCGACCTGCTCGCCGAGCGCATCGACCGCCTCACCTCGTTGCGGATCGAGCGGCAGAAGAACATCGAGCGCCTTCCGACGCTGCTGCCCGACCTGATCCCGTCCTGGGGCACGGCATCCGGCCGCCATGTCATCGTCACCTCGGCCGGGATCGACCGCCGTCTCCTCGCCCGCATTCCCATCGACAGCGATCCTTCCGGCAACGACCGCCTGCTCGATGCCATCACCACGGCGCAACTGCTTGCGGCGCCGCCGCGCGACGGCAACGTCTCCGACATGACGCTGCCGAGCGGCAACGCCGCGATGGCGACCTCGCGGCAGATCAAGTCGCTGCCCGGCTTCGTCACCGTGATCCAGGAGCGCAACGAGCCGATCTGGGGCTCGGACGCCGCGCTCTCGGTGACGCTGTCGGCGACCACCGGCTTCGTCGTCCTGATCCTCGGCTTCGCCTTCCACTGGCAGTCCACCCGCGCCCGCGAGGGCGACCTCATCAACGACGCGGTGCGCGGCCGGATCGACACCGCGCTGAACCGCGGCCGCTGCGGGCTGTGGGACTGGGACCTGTCGCGCGGCCGGATCTTCTGGTCGCAGTCGATGTTCTCGATGCTCGGCCTCGACGGCCGCCACGAGCTGCTCACCTTCGGCGAGGTCAACGCGCTGGTGAAGTCCGACGACATCGACCTGTTCGAGATCGCCGACCAGCTGATCTCCGAGAAGATCGACCACATCGACCAGACCTTCCGCATGCAGCATGTCGACGGCCACTGGATCTGGCTCCGCGTCCGCTGCGAAAAGACGCGCGGCGCGACCGATTCCAGCGTGCACCTGATCGGCATCGCGGTCGACATCACCGAGCAGAAGAGCCTCGCCGAGCGGACCGTGGAAGCGGACCTGCGGCTGCGCGACGCCATCGAGACCATTCCGGAGGCCTTCGTGCTGTGGGACGCGAGCGATCGCCTCGTGCTCTGCAACTCGCACTTCCAGCGCCTGCACAAGCTGCCCGACAGCGCGGTCATTCCCGGCACCTCCTACGAAACCGTGCTCGAGGTCGGCCGCATGCCGGAGGTGCGCACCCGTCACAACGAGACCGCTGCCCAGGGCCCGGGCGCGCGCACCTTCGAGGCGCAGCTCGACGACGGCAGCTGGCTGCACATCAGCGAGCGCCGGACCAAGGACGGCGGCTATGTCTCGGTCGGCACCGACATCACCCGCATCAAGGAGCACGAGCAGAAGCTGGTCGACAACGACCTGCGCCTGCGCGCGACGGTCATCGACCTCAAGCGCTCGCAGGCCGCGCTGGAGCGCCAGACCAACGAGCTCGCCGACCTCGCCGAGAAATACCAGCGCGAGAAGACCCGCGCCGAGGAAGCCAACCAGACCAAGTCGAAGTTCCTCGCCAACATGAGCCACGAGCTGCGCACGCCGCTCAACGCCATCATCGGCTTCTCCGAGATCATGGGAAGCGGCATGTTCGGCGAGCTCGGCAGCGAGAAGTACCAGGAATATTGCCAGGACATCCTGACCAGCGGCCACTATCTGCTCGAGGTCATCAACGACATCCTCGACATGTCCAAGATCGAGGCCGGTCGCATGAAGCTCGACATGGAAGAACTCGACCTCGCGCGGACGCTCGCCGAATCCCTGCGCGTCGTCTCCCGCCGCGCCGAGGACAAGCACCTGACGCTCGATGCCGACATCGGGACATCGATCTCGGTCGTCGCCGACCGTCGCGCCACCAAGCAGATCATCGTCAACCTGCTCTCCAACGCGGTGAAGTTCACGCCCGACGGCGGACGGATCGTGGTGCGCAGCCGGCAGCTCGACGACAGGATCGTGCTGATGATCGCCGACACCGGCATCGGGATCGCGCCGCACTCGCTGGCGCGGCTCGGCCGCCCGTTCGAGCAGGTCGAGAGCCAGCTCACCAAGACCTATCACGGCTCTGGGCTGGGCCTCGCCATCGCCCGCTCGCTGGCACAGCTCCACGGCGGCTCGATGCGGCTGCGCTCGAAGATCGATGTCGGCACCGTCGTCCGCGTGACGCTGCCGCGCGACGCCGTCAAGGGGGCCGGGATATCGGCCGCGGCTTGA
- a CDS encoding LysR family transcriptional regulator → MIDKLELLLALAKERHFGRAAEACGVTQPTMSTGLKQLEEILGVMLVQRGSRFQGFTPEGERALDWARRIVGDARAMRDEINGLKHQLSGEIRIAAIPTVLGMVAQLTTPFRARHPEVRFSIRSTTSSEVLGLLENLEVDAGLTYIENEPIGKVRTIPLYNESYRLLTAPDAMFGDRETVTWTEVGQVPLCLLTPDMQNRRIIDRALRSVGAEATPTLTSNSLLVLFTHVKTGRWASVMPAKLAETLGLSDTVRSIPIVDPEVNYSIGMVIPQRDPMTPLIAALVNVAREVAPTLQL, encoded by the coding sequence TTGATCGACAAGCTTGAACTGCTGCTGGCGCTGGCGAAGGAGCGGCATTTCGGACGCGCGGCAGAGGCCTGCGGGGTCACGCAGCCGACCATGTCGACCGGGCTGAAGCAACTCGAGGAGATCCTCGGCGTGATGCTGGTCCAACGCGGCTCCCGCTTCCAGGGTTTCACCCCCGAGGGCGAGCGGGCGCTGGACTGGGCGCGGCGGATCGTGGGCGACGCCCGTGCCATGCGTGACGAGATCAACGGGCTGAAGCACCAGCTCTCCGGCGAGATCCGCATCGCGGCGATCCCGACCGTCCTCGGCATGGTCGCCCAGCTGACGACGCCGTTCCGCGCCAGACATCCCGAGGTGCGGTTCAGCATCCGGTCCACGACGTCATCGGAGGTGCTGGGCCTGCTCGAAAATCTCGAGGTGGATGCGGGGCTGACCTATATCGAGAACGAGCCGATCGGCAAGGTGCGCACCATTCCGCTCTACAACGAGAGCTATCGCCTGCTCACCGCGCCGGATGCGATGTTCGGCGATCGCGAGACCGTGACCTGGACCGAGGTCGGGCAGGTGCCGCTGTGCCTCTTGACGCCCGACATGCAGAACCGCCGTATCATCGACCGCGCGCTGCGCTCGGTCGGCGCGGAGGCGACGCCGACCCTGACCTCGAACTCGCTCCTGGTGCTGTTCACGCATGTGAAGACGGGACGCTGGGCCAGCGTGATGCCGGCCAAGCTCGCCGAGACGCTCGGCCTGTCCGATACGGTGCGGTCGATCCCGATCGTCGACCCCGAGGTCAATTACAGCATCGGCATGGTGATCCCGCAGCGTGATCCCATGACGCCGCTGATCGCGGCGCTGGTCAATGTGGCGCGGGAAGTCGCGCCGACGCTGCAATTATAG
- a CDS encoding formate dehydrogenase subunit gamma: MTTLYEPRYEPCYEPWDEARGAEIIAEHAGQEGATLVILHALQEAFGYVPEAAIPMVAQALNLSRAEVHGVFTFYHDFRHKPAGRHVLKLCRAEACQAAGGDALAARAETKLGVSLGNTTADDRVTLEPIYCLGLCATAPSAMLDGRLIGRLDEKRLDALVAEAQR; encoded by the coding sequence ATGACAACGCTTTACGAACCTCGTTACGAGCCTTGTTACGAGCCTTGGGACGAAGCGCGCGGCGCTGAGATCATCGCCGAACATGCCGGGCAGGAAGGCGCAACGCTCGTCATCCTGCATGCGCTTCAGGAGGCGTTCGGCTACGTGCCGGAGGCGGCGATTCCCATGGTTGCGCAGGCGCTGAACTTGTCGCGCGCCGAGGTGCACGGCGTCTTCACCTTCTACCATGATTTCCGCCACAAGCCGGCCGGCCGCCACGTGCTGAAGCTGTGCCGCGCGGAAGCCTGCCAGGCTGCGGGCGGCGATGCACTGGCCGCGCGCGCCGAGACGAAGCTCGGTGTGTCGCTCGGCAACACGACGGCCGATGATCGCGTCACGCTGGAGCCGATCTACTGCCTCGGCCTGTGCGCGACCGCGCCATCCGCGATGCTCGACGGCCGCCTCATCGGCCGGCTCGACGAGAAGCGCCTCGATGCACTGGTTGCGGAGGCACAGCGATGA
- a CDS encoding NADH-quinone oxidoreductase subunit NuoF — MSMRLFVSRDAGAVAVGADEVALALEQAAAKRGVKVEIVRTGSRGMYWLEPLVEVATPKGRIAFGPVTEADVPSLLDALATNTPHLLRLGATDEIPWLKRQTRLTFARCGVIDPRSLDDYRAHGGYKGLERALSLGSEAILAEVTASGLRGRGGAGFPTGIKWKTVAQAKADRKFIVCNADEGDSGTFADRMIMEGDPFLVIEGMTTAGITVGATKGYIYIRSEYPHAVEAMNAAIAAARRGGYLGDKIGGSTTSFDMEVRVGAGAYVCGEETSLLESLEGRRGIVRAKPPLPAHHGLFGKPTVINNVLSFAAIPFILAEGAKAYADFGMGRSRGTMPIQLAGNIRHGGLFETAFGVTLGELVDDIGGGTFTGRPVRAVQVGGPLGAYFPRALFDTPFDYEAFAARDGLIGHGGIVVFDDSVDMRRQARFAMEFCAVESCGKCTPCRIGSTRGVETIEKIINGERVHENLALVEDLCNTMKFGSLCALGGFTPYPVLSALKHFREDFAPVPTTLQAAE, encoded by the coding sequence ATGAGCATGCGTCTCTTCGTTTCCCGCGATGCGGGCGCGGTCGCCGTCGGCGCCGATGAGGTTGCGCTGGCGCTGGAGCAGGCTGCGGCCAAGCGTGGTGTCAAGGTCGAGATCGTCAGGACCGGCTCGCGCGGCATGTACTGGCTGGAACCGCTGGTCGAGGTTGCGACCCCGAAGGGCCGGATCGCCTTCGGCCCGGTGACCGAGGCCGACGTCCCCTCCCTGCTCGATGCGCTCGCCACCAACACGCCGCATCTGTTGCGGCTCGGCGCCACCGACGAGATCCCCTGGCTGAAGCGCCAGACCCGCCTCACCTTCGCCCGCTGCGGCGTGATCGATCCGCGCTCGCTCGACGACTACCGCGCCCATGGCGGCTACAAGGGCCTGGAGCGCGCATTGTCGCTCGGCTCGGAAGCGATCCTCGCTGAGGTCACCGCATCCGGCCTGCGCGGCCGCGGCGGCGCGGGCTTCCCGACCGGGATCAAGTGGAAGACCGTCGCGCAGGCCAAGGCCGACCGCAAGTTCATCGTCTGCAACGCCGACGAAGGCGACAGCGGCACCTTTGCCGACCGCATGATCATGGAAGGCGACCCCTTCCTGGTGATCGAGGGCATGACCACCGCCGGCATCACCGTCGGCGCGACCAAGGGCTACATCTACATCCGCAGCGAATATCCGCATGCGGTCGAGGCGATGAATGCCGCGATCGCGGCGGCCAGGCGCGGCGGCTATCTCGGCGACAAGATCGGCGGCTCGACCACCAGCTTCGATATGGAAGTGCGCGTCGGCGCCGGCGCCTATGTCTGCGGCGAGGAGACCTCGCTGCTGGAGAGTCTGGAAGGCCGCCGCGGCATCGTGCGCGCCAAGCCGCCGCTACCGGCCCATCACGGCCTGTTCGGCAAGCCCACCGTCATCAACAACGTGCTGTCGTTCGCCGCCATCCCCTTCATCCTCGCCGAGGGCGCCAAGGCCTATGCCGATTTCGGCATGGGCCGCTCCCGCGGCACGATGCCGATCCAGCTCGCCGGCAATATCCGCCACGGCGGGCTGTTCGAGACCGCATTCGGCGTGACGCTCGGCGAACTCGTCGACGACATCGGCGGCGGCACCTTCACCGGCCGGCCGGTTCGTGCGGTGCAGGTCGGCGGCCCGCTCGGCGCCTACTTCCCCCGCGCCCTGTTCGACACGCCGTTCGACTACGAGGCCTTTGCCGCGCGCGACGGGTTGATCGGCCATGGCGGCATCGTCGTGTTCGACGACAGCGTCGACATGCGCAGGCAGGCGCGTTTCGCGATGGAATTCTGCGCCGTCGAATCCTGCGGCAAGTGCACGCCGTGCCGGATCGGCTCCACCCGCGGCGTCGAGACCATCGAGAAGATCATCAACGGCGAGCGCGTCCATGAAAACCTCGCGCTGGTCGAAGACCTCTGCAACACCATGAAATTCGGCTCGCTCTGCGCACTCGGCGGCTTCACGCCCTACCCCGTCCTCAGCGCGTTGAAGCACTTCCGGGAGGATTTCGCACCCGTCCCGACCACGCTTCAGGCCGCGGAATAG
- the fdhF gene encoding formate dehydrogenase subunit alpha, which yields MSLIEEIDYGTPRSKSTTMVTLTIDGNQVTVPEGTSIMRAAMDAGHQIPKLCATDMVDAFGSCRLCLVEIEGRAGTPASCTTPVMNGLVVHTQTERLKKLRKGVMELYISDHPLDCLTCGANGDCELQDMAGAVGLRDVRYGYEGENHVFAKTHGCDNDHWMPKDESNPYFTYDPSKCIVCSRCVRACEEVQGTFALTISGRGFDSRVSPGMSESFLGSECVSCGACVQACPTATLTEKSVIEIGQPEHSVVTTCAYCGVGCAFKAEMRGEEVVRMVPYKDGKANRGHSCVKGRFAWGYTNHKERILKPMIRDRIEDPWKEVSWDEAFSFAAAKMRGIQKKYGRDAIGGITSSRCTNEETYLVQKLIRAGFGNNNVDTCARVCHSPTGYGLATTFGTSAGTQDFDSVEDTDVVVVIGANPASAHPVFASRLKKRLRQGAKLIVIDPRRTEMVESPHVKALHLPLMPGTNVAVMTALAHVIVTEGLVNEAFVRERCDWSEFEEWAAFVAQPSNSPEATAILTGVDPKDLREAARTYATGGNGAIYYGLGVTEHSQGSTTVIAIANLAMVTGNIGRPGVGVNPLRGQNNVQGSCDMGSFPHELPGYRHISGDAVRDQFEALWNVKLNPEPGLRIPNMFDAAVEGTFMGIYVQGEDILQSDPNTSHVVAALSAMECVIVHDLFLNETANYAHVFLPGSSFLEKDGTFTNAERRIQRVRKVMTPKNGLADWEVTIGLAKAMGFEMNYSHPSEIMDEIAALTPTFAGVSYARLDELGSVQWPCNEKAPEGTPVMHIDGFVRGKGKFVVTEYVATDERTGPRYPLLLTTGRILSQYNVGAQTRRTDNVVWHAEDRLEIHPHDAEQRGVRDGDWVRLKSRAGETTLRAEITDRVAPGVVYTTFHHPDTQANVITTEYSDWATNCPEYKVTAVQVSPSNGPSDWQKAYDAQARQSRRIVPAEAAE from the coding sequence ATGTCTCTGATCGAAGAAATCGACTACGGCACGCCGCGCTCCAAATCGACGACGATGGTGACGCTGACCATCGACGGCAACCAGGTCACCGTGCCCGAGGGCACCTCGATCATGCGCGCCGCGATGGACGCCGGCCACCAGATCCCGAAGCTGTGCGCGACCGACATGGTCGATGCGTTCGGCTCCTGCCGTCTCTGCCTCGTCGAGATCGAGGGCCGCGCCGGCACGCCGGCCTCCTGCACCACGCCTGTGATGAACGGCCTCGTCGTGCACACCCAGACCGAGCGGCTGAAGAAGCTGCGCAAGGGCGTGATGGAGCTCTACATCTCCGACCATCCGCTCGACTGCCTCACCTGCGGCGCCAATGGCGATTGTGAATTGCAGGACATGGCCGGCGCGGTCGGCCTGCGCGACGTGCGCTACGGCTATGAGGGCGAGAACCACGTCTTCGCCAAGACCCACGGCTGCGACAACGACCACTGGATGCCGAAGGACGAGTCCAACCCGTACTTCACCTACGATCCCTCCAAGTGCATCGTCTGCTCGCGCTGCGTCCGCGCCTGCGAGGAGGTGCAGGGCACCTTCGCGCTGACCATCTCCGGCCGCGGCTTCGACAGCCGGGTCTCGCCGGGCATGAGCGAAAGCTTCCTCGGCTCCGAATGCGTCTCCTGCGGCGCCTGCGTGCAGGCCTGCCCGACCGCGACGCTGACGGAAAAATCCGTGATCGAGATCGGCCAGCCCGAGCACTCGGTGGTCACCACCTGCGCCTATTGCGGCGTCGGCTGCGCCTTCAAGGCCGAGATGCGCGGCGAGGAAGTCGTGCGCATGGTGCCCTACAAGGACGGCAAGGCCAATCGCGGCCATTCCTGCGTCAAGGGCCGCTTCGCCTGGGGCTACACCAATCACAAGGAACGCATCCTTAAACCCATGATCCGCGACCGGATCGAGGATCCCTGGAAGGAAGTCTCCTGGGACGAGGCGTTCTCGTTTGCCGCCGCCAAGATGCGCGGCATCCAGAAGAAGTACGGCCGCGACGCCATCGGCGGCATCACCTCGTCCCGCTGCACCAATGAAGAGACCTATCTGGTGCAGAAGCTGATCCGCGCCGGCTTCGGCAACAACAATGTCGACACCTGCGCCCGCGTCTGCCATTCGCCGACCGGCTATGGCCTCGCCACCACCTTCGGCACCTCTGCCGGCACGCAGGATTTCGATTCGGTCGAGGACACCGACGTCGTCGTCGTGATCGGCGCCAACCCGGCGTCCGCCCACCCGGTGTTCGCCTCGCGCCTGAAGAAGCGGCTGCGCCAGGGTGCCAAGCTGATCGTGATCGATCCGCGCCGCACCGAGATGGTGGAATCTCCGCATGTGAAGGCGCTGCACCTGCCGCTGATGCCCGGCACCAACGTCGCGGTCATGACCGCGCTGGCGCATGTCATCGTCACCGAGGGTCTCGTCAACGAAGCCTTCGTGCGCGAGCGCTGCGACTGGAGCGAGTTCGAGGAATGGGCCGCCTTCGTCGCCCAGCCGAGCAACAGCCCGGAAGCCACCGCCATCCTCACCGGCGTCGATCCGAAGGATCTGCGCGAAGCAGCCCGCACTTACGCCACCGGCGGCAACGGCGCGATCTATTACGGTCTCGGCGTCACCGAGCACAGCCAGGGCTCGACCACCGTGATCGCGATCGCGAACCTTGCGATGGTAACAGGCAATATCGGCCGCCCCGGCGTCGGCGTGAACCCGCTGCGCGGCCAGAACAACGTGCAGGGCTCCTGCGACATGGGTTCGTTCCCGCACGAGCTGCCCGGCTACCGCCACATCTCCGGCGATGCCGTCCGCGACCAGTTCGAGGCGCTCTGGAACGTCAAGCTCAACCCGGAACCGGGCCTGCGCATTCCCAACATGTTCGACGCCGCGGTCGAAGGCACGTTCATGGGCATCTACGTGCAGGGCGAGGACATCCTGCAGTCCGATCCCAACACCAGCCACGTCGTGGCGGCGCTGTCGGCGATGGAATGCGTCATCGTCCACGACCTGTTCCTGAACGAGACCGCCAACTACGCCCACGTCTTCCTGCCCGGCTCGAGCTTCCTCGAGAAGGACGGCACCTTCACCAACGCCGAGCGCCGCATCCAGCGCGTGCGCAAGGTGATGACGCCGAAGAACGGCCTCGCCGACTGGGAGGTCACCATCGGTCTTGCCAAGGCCATGGGCTTCGAGATGAACTACAGCCACCCCTCGGAGATCATGGACGAGATCGCGGCGCTGACCCCGACCTTCGCCGGCGTCTCCTACGCCAGGCTGGACGAGCTCGGCTCGGTGCAGTGGCCCTGCAACGAGAAGGCGCCCGAGGGCACGCCGGTGATGCATATCGACGGCTTCGTCCGCGGTAAGGGCAAGTTCGTCGTGACCGAATATGTCGCGACCGATGAGCGCACCGGCCCGCGCTATCCCCTGCTGCTCACCACGGGCCGCATCCTCAGCCAGTACAATGTCGGCGCGCAGACGCGGCGCACCGACAACGTGGTCTGGCATGCCGAGGATCGCCTCGAGATCCATCCGCACGATGCCGAGCAGCGCGGCGTGCGCGACGGCGACTGGGTGCGGCTGAAGAGCCGTGCCGGCGAGACCACGCTGCGCGCGGAGATCACCGACCGCGTCGCGCCCGGCGTCGTCTACACCACCTTCCACCACCCGGACACGCAGGCCAACGTCATCACCACCGAATATTCGGACTGGGCGACCAACTGTCCCGAATACAAGGTGACGGCGGTGCAGGTCTCGCCCTCGAACGGCCCGTCCGACTGGCAGAAGGCCTATGACGCGCAGGCGCGGCAATCCCGCCGCATCGTCCCCGCCGAAGCCGCGGAGTAA
- the fdhD gene encoding formate dehydrogenase accessory sulfurtransferase FdhD, translated as MHVPVQAIDREIWRDGVASEGTRLIPEETPLALTYNGGTYAVMMGTPQNLEDFAVGFSLDEGIIKSVDDIKSLEVVRLDDGIELRMWLAAEDAALISERRRHVAGPTGCGICGIESIAEAVRPAAVVPQGQTFTPEEIMAAMQAIAPLQSINLQTRAVHAAAFWSPSGNIVALREDVGRHNALDKLAGALARSRTDASGGMVLLTSRVSVEMVQKTAAIGAPVMVAVSAPTALAVRTAEAAGITLIAIARQDGFEVFSHGGRIVARHATEVADVA; from the coding sequence ATGCACGTGCCCGTCCAGGCCATCGACCGCGAGATATGGCGCGACGGTGTCGCGTCCGAAGGCACACGGCTGATCCCCGAGGAGACGCCGTTGGCGCTGACCTATAATGGCGGCACCTATGCCGTCATGATGGGGACGCCGCAGAACCTCGAGGATTTCGCCGTCGGCTTCAGCCTGGACGAAGGCATCATCAAGTCGGTCGACGACATCAAGTCGCTCGAGGTGGTTCGCCTCGACGACGGCATCGAGCTCAGGATGTGGCTGGCAGCGGAAGATGCGGCACTCATCAGCGAGCGCCGCCGCCACGTCGCAGGTCCCACCGGCTGCGGCATCTGCGGCATCGAGTCCATTGCCGAGGCGGTGCGACCCGCGGCGGTCGTGCCGCAGGGGCAGACCTTCACGCCGGAAGAAATCATGGCGGCGATGCAGGCGATCGCACCGCTGCAATCGATCAATCTACAGACCCGCGCCGTTCACGCCGCTGCGTTCTGGTCTCCTAGCGGCAACATCGTCGCCCTGCGCGAGGACGTCGGCCGCCACAATGCGCTGGACAAGCTCGCCGGCGCACTGGCGCGCAGCCGTACCGATGCAAGTGGCGGCATGGTGCTGCTGACCAGCCGGGTCTCGGTCGAGATGGTGCAGAAGACCGCCGCGATCGGCGCGCCAGTGATGGTCGCCGTCTCCGCGCCGACCGCGCTTGCGGTGCGCACCGCGGAAGCCGCGGGCATCACCCTGATCGCCATTGCCCGCCAGGACGGGTTCGAAGTGTTCTCGCATGGTGGCCGGATTGTCGCCCGCCATGCCACGGAGGTTGCCGATGTCGCCTGA
- a CDS encoding formate dehydrogenase subunit delta produces MSPDRLIYMANQIGKFFRSQGHDKAVPGIAEHIKKFWDPRMKRAIFAHLDAGGAGLEPDVREALTALKLATPLPAAP; encoded by the coding sequence ATGTCGCCTGACCGCCTGATCTACATGGCCAACCAGATCGGCAAGTTCTTCAGGAGCCAGGGCCATGACAAGGCCGTGCCGGGGATCGCCGAGCACATCAAGAAGTTCTGGGATCCCCGGATGAAGCGCGCTATCTTCGCCCATCTCGATGCCGGCGGCGCGGGCCTCGAGCCTGACGTGCGTGAGGCCCTCACCGCGCTGAAGCTGGCGACGCCCCTTCCAGCAGCGCCCTGA